A single window of Acetobacteraceae bacterium DNA harbors:
- the pstA gene encoding phosphate ABC transporter permease PstA — translation MSEQKILPAKEAKLSVSWEGGKRASRRRWKDRFATVFAYGMGIILLACVISIFWNLLAQGLPGLKAITFTHAQGAPGSSGGLGNAIVGSLIQTGLGMLIAGPLGLFCGIYLAAYGGPKNHFATSVRFVSDMLMSVPSILAGLFIYQLLVAPFAHFSAFAGSVSLAVLSMPLVIRSTEDMLSLVPAGMREAAYALGAPRWKVIWTIWVRAARGGIVTGMLLALARMGGETAPLLFTSMGNPNWSFDLNKPMASLPVAIYQYAGSSYSDWVGLAWTGALLVTLGVLGINLIVRGLAHGLQGRK, via the coding sequence ATGAGTGAGCAAAAGATACTTCCTGCAAAGGAAGCGAAGCTTTCTGTAAGTTGGGAAGGCGGAAAACGTGCTTCCCGGCGGCGTTGGAAAGATCGTTTCGCAACTGTTTTCGCCTATGGTATGGGGATCATTCTGCTTGCCTGCGTGATTTCTATTTTTTGGAATTTACTTGCACAAGGGTTGCCGGGTTTAAAAGCGATTACTTTTACCCATGCGCAAGGCGCACCGGGGAGTAGTGGCGGTCTTGGAAATGCCATTGTCGGAAGTTTGATTCAAACGGGACTTGGCATGTTGATTGCCGGGCCTTTGGGACTCTTTTGCGGAATTTACTTGGCCGCCTATGGTGGGCCTAAAAATCATTTTGCAACTTCTGTTCGTTTTGTTTCTGACATGTTGATGTCGGTGCCTTCGATTTTAGCCGGTCTTTTTATTTATCAGCTCTTGGTTGCGCCATTTGCGCATTTTTCGGCCTTTGCAGGTTCTGTTTCCTTGGCTGTGCTGAGTATGCCGCTGGTTATTCGTTCGACAGAAGATATGCTTTCACTCGTACCCGCAGGAATGCGAGAGGCTGCTTATGCTTTAGGTGCGCCACGTTGGAAAGTTATTTGGACAATTTGGGTTAGAGCCGCCCGGGGCGGAATTGTTACAGGAATGCTTTTGGCGCTCGCCCGTATGGGGGGAGAAACAGCGCCGCTTCTTTTTACCTCTATGGGCAATCCAAATTGGTCGTTTGATTTAAATAAACCGATGGCAAGTTTACCCGTGGCAATTTATCAATATGCAGGCTCATCTTATTCTGATTGGGTGGGACTTGCATGGACAGGGGCACTTTTAGTGACATTGGGCGTATTAGGTATAAATTTAATAGTTCGTGGGTTGGCTCATGGGCTTCAAGGAAGGAAGTAA
- the pstB gene encoding phosphate ABC transporter ATP-binding protein PstB, which produces MGFKEGSNSLLTPAVKVRNLNFYYGAHQALHGISMDFPRRSVTALIGPSGCGKSTFLRTFNRIYDLYPEQRATGEIIFDGRNILDRDIDVDVLRSRVGMVFQKPTPFPMSIFDNVAFGVRLHEKLSHAALEARVKDALERVALWPEVQDRLNAPATGMSGGQQQRLCIARSIATRSELLLLDEPTSALDPISTARIEELIDELKSDFTIAIVTHNMQQAARCADRVAFFYMGHLVEVDRADKIFTNPTQQQTQDYITGRFG; this is translated from the coding sequence ATGGGCTTCAAGGAAGGAAGTAATTCGTTGTTAACGCCAGCTGTAAAAGTTAGAAATCTTAATTTTTATTACGGTGCTCATCAGGCATTACACGGTATTTCTATGGATTTCCCGAGAAGGTCTGTTACAGCGCTTATCGGTCCGAGTGGATGCGGAAAATCAACTTTTTTAAGAACTTTTAATCGTATCTACGATCTTTATCCTGAGCAAAGAGCAACAGGGGAAATCATTTTTGACGGACGCAATATCTTAGATCGGGATATTGATGTAGATGTTTTGCGAAGTCGTGTTGGGATGGTTTTTCAAAAACCGACCCCGTTCCCGATGTCTATTTTTGATAATGTAGCCTTTGGTGTGCGTTTGCATGAAAAACTTTCCCATGCAGCCTTGGAGGCACGGGTAAAAGATGCCTTAGAGCGTGTTGCACTATGGCCAGAGGTGCAGGATCGTTTAAATGCGCCAGCAACAGGGATGTCCGGTGGGCAGCAGCAGCGTCTTTGCATTGCCCGTTCGATTGCGACAAGATCAGAACTTTTATTATTAGATGAGCCGACATCGGCTCTTGATCCCATTTCAACTGCCCGTATTGAAGAATTAATTGACGAGTTAAAGAGTGATTTTACGATTGCGATCGTAACGCATAACATGCAGCAGGCCGCGCGCTGTGCTGACCGTGTCGCCTTTTTCTATATGGGACATTTGGTGGAAGTAGATCGTGCAGATAAAATTTTTACGAATCCTACCCAGCAGCAAACACAGGATTATATTACAGGTCGCTTTGGCTAA
- a CDS encoding class I SAM-dependent methyltransferase — translation MNKLLHYVFRYVVQYGSLDVIYSDGSKKHYKGKYPGIHAGLSLRTPAAERALLFNPALSFGEKYMSGEIVPQKNDLESVLHLFLFNIEKGTLFSDRLLRGLGRFLHHLKPSFLRNNLQKSKKNISHHYDINHNLYRLFLDKDLQYSCAYFKTGKESLEEAQIAKKKHIAQKLALTSKNLHVLDIGCGWGGLAITLAKDYGVKVTGITLSKEQLSIAQKRVEKAGLSHLVDFKLSDYRSLHQKFDRIVSVGMLEHVGKSQYEEFFSGVKRLLKTKGVALIHSIGRKDGPYATNPWIARYIFPGGYSPALSEVFQAVENSKLWVTDCEILRLHYAETIKHWRQRFEANQAEIKKMFDEKFVRMFRFYLTSAELAFRVQDHMNFQIQLSNQLETLPLTRDYLKD, via the coding sequence ATGAATAAGCTTCTTCATTATGTCTTTCGGTATGTTGTTCAATATGGCTCTCTTGATGTCATATACAGCGATGGGAGCAAAAAACATTATAAAGGGAAATATCCCGGCATCCATGCAGGATTATCCCTCCGTACACCAGCGGCAGAACGTGCTTTACTCTTTAACCCTGCCCTTTCTTTTGGCGAAAAATATATGTCAGGGGAAATTGTGCCTCAAAAGAATGACTTAGAATCTGTTCTGCATCTTTTCTTATTCAATATTGAAAAAGGCACCCTTTTCAGCGACCGCCTTCTCAGAGGGCTGGGACGGTTTTTGCATCATTTGAAACCCTCTTTTCTACGGAATAACCTTCAAAAATCAAAAAAGAATATTTCCCATCATTACGATATCAATCATAATCTTTACCGTCTCTTCTTAGATAAAGATCTCCAATATTCTTGCGCCTATTTCAAAACGGGGAAAGAAAGTCTCGAAGAAGCGCAAATTGCTAAGAAAAAACATATTGCTCAAAAGCTTGCTTTAACGTCTAAAAATCTTCACGTTTTAGATATTGGATGTGGCTGGGGAGGGTTAGCTATCACCTTAGCAAAAGATTACGGCGTTAAAGTGACCGGCATAACGCTTTCAAAAGAACAGCTCTCCATTGCCCAAAAGCGTGTTGAAAAAGCAGGATTATCCCATCTTGTTGATTTTAAACTCTCTGATTACCGTTCTCTCCATCAAAAATTTGATCGCATTGTTTCTGTCGGTATGCTTGAACATGTCGGAAAATCACAATATGAAGAATTTTTTTCGGGTGTAAAACGCCTCTTAAAAACCAAAGGGGTTGCCCTCATTCATTCGATTGGCCGTAAAGACGGCCCTTACGCCACGAATCCTTGGATTGCACGCTATATTTTTCCGGGTGGCTACAGCCCCGCGCTGAGTGAGGTTTTTCAAGCCGTTGAAAATTCTAAATTATGGGTGACAGATTGTGAAATTCTACGTCTCCATTACGCAGAAACAATCAAACATTGGCGCCAACGTTTTGAAGCTAATCAAGCAGAAATCAAAAAAATGTTTGATGAGAAATTTGTCCGCATGTTCCGTTTCTACCTTACCTCCGCAGAACTGGCCTTTCGGGTACAGGATCACATGAATTTCCAGATTCAGTTGAGTAATCAGCTTGAAACGCTTCCACTTACACGGGACTATCTCAAAGATTAA
- a CDS encoding glycosyltransferase: protein MATPTSFSNLFHGQITHLSHGVIEGWAISHRRAVPRGSEETWIHILVDGQEIERVACNLPRPEEALRYQHTNPNIGFHWEVPKKFFDGKTRWISLRFPDRSILPFPAYFFDAPPSHEPLLPEWIFNGKEETETRSYFEGLHDGHLRGWAVQRTGRYGKWKGQLVVDIHIDGRPLARLRADRQRADVSQSLKQDNFSTSEPDQACGFNYPLPASLRDGAYHEFSVSILPQKIPVSGSPIRSKYSDDGIATRLAGLNNMLDMLQQQLTQLRRETLSLMPHTHKFSIEEYDRWHRYYQKSLTTRVKQQQRQAPLSTETLLSIICPVFHPDKEHFLEAIRSVQNQTYQNWNLILVFDGPQNANIQNIVKDIQKEDSRLTLLSLSKAQGIAKATNKALENATGEYILFLDHDDLLDPNACEVMLRAALKTGAEILYSDEDKISLTGVLHAPHFKPDFNYRYLLGCNYICHLTMYRRSLLQKIGGFEKIYDGAQDHALLLKAYEASPDGFAHVPEILYHWRQTPNSTALSSENKKYAKNNGAKAVRHHFERQGLNATVAPIPKITLYKTKWTLPQKIPSVTIIIPFRDQSKMTERCVSSLLKKQSYSNFSILLIDNWSVEAETHQMLKRLSQNKKVSILRIEEEFNFSRLNNLAAQEAQSEYLLFLNNDVEVRQKDFLSNMMGEILNLPKAGAIGARLLYPSKRIQHGGVAVSPQAIAVHMHRGRDDKDLGYMARAGLSQEVSAVTGAALLTSKNLFVEIGEFDEQHFPIAYNDVDFCLRLRAHGYHIYYCADATAIHHESFSRGSDEINQNERRLFQESQSLLDRWGEVAFFQQDPFYPKNFILEGDTFHQLKKPNSF, encoded by the coding sequence GTGGCGACACCTACATCTTTTTCCAATCTCTTCCATGGCCAGATCACACATCTTTCCCATGGCGTTATCGAAGGTTGGGCCATCTCGCATCGTAGAGCTGTACCAAGAGGCTCTGAAGAGACATGGATCCATATTTTAGTTGACGGACAGGAAATTGAACGGGTTGCCTGTAACCTTCCCCGCCCGGAAGAAGCTTTACGCTATCAACATACAAATCCGAATATTGGCTTTCACTGGGAAGTGCCTAAAAAATTCTTTGATGGCAAAACAAGATGGATCTCTCTACGTTTTCCAGATCGCTCTATCCTTCCTTTCCCAGCTTATTTTTTTGATGCTCCTCCCTCTCATGAACCGCTTTTACCAGAATGGATTTTCAATGGGAAAGAAGAGACCGAAACCAGATCCTATTTCGAAGGTCTCCATGACGGCCATCTGAGAGGATGGGCTGTACAGCGAACAGGCCGTTATGGAAAATGGAAAGGCCAACTGGTCGTTGATATCCATATAGATGGCCGTCCGCTTGCCCGTCTCCGAGCAGACCGTCAGCGCGCGGATGTCTCGCAAAGTCTAAAGCAGGATAATTTTTCTACATCGGAACCAGATCAAGCCTGTGGCTTTAACTATCCTCTGCCGGCTTCTCTCCGAGATGGCGCTTACCACGAGTTCAGTGTTTCCATTCTCCCTCAAAAAATACCTGTTTCTGGCAGCCCCATTCGTTCAAAATACAGTGACGACGGCATTGCAACACGGCTCGCAGGCCTAAATAATATGCTTGATATGCTGCAGCAACAGCTGACACAGCTTAGACGTGAAACTCTCTCCCTAATGCCGCATACACATAAATTCTCTATTGAAGAATATGATCGATGGCACCGCTATTATCAAAAATCACTCACCACACGTGTAAAGCAACAGCAGCGGCAAGCTCCCCTAAGTACAGAAACGCTTCTGTCCATTATTTGCCCCGTCTTCCATCCTGATAAAGAGCATTTTTTAGAAGCTATTCGATCCGTTCAAAATCAAACCTATCAAAATTGGAACCTGATCCTTGTTTTTGATGGGCCGCAAAATGCTAATATACAAAATATCGTCAAAGACATTCAAAAAGAAGATTCACGGCTGACACTTTTATCGCTTTCAAAAGCACAAGGGATCGCAAAGGCCACGAACAAAGCCCTCGAAAATGCAACGGGGGAATATATTCTCTTTCTCGACCACGATGATCTCCTTGATCCAAATGCTTGTGAAGTCATGTTGCGTGCTGCGCTTAAAACAGGTGCAGAAATTCTCTATTCTGATGAAGATAAAATTAGCTTAACAGGTGTTTTACACGCCCCACATTTCAAACCCGATTTTAACTATCGCTATCTTTTAGGCTGTAATTATATTTGCCATTTAACGATGTATCGTCGTTCTCTTTTACAAAAGATTGGCGGCTTTGAAAAAATTTACGATGGGGCACAAGATCATGCTTTATTGCTGAAAGCTTATGAAGCCTCTCCAGATGGTTTTGCGCATGTGCCGGAGATTCTCTACCACTGGCGGCAGACCCCGAACTCAACTGCTTTATCTTCAGAAAATAAAAAATATGCCAAAAATAATGGCGCCAAAGCTGTGCGACATCATTTTGAAAGGCAGGGATTAAACGCAACGGTTGCGCCAATACCAAAAATCACGCTTTATAAAACCAAATGGACGCTTCCCCAAAAAATACCTTCTGTCACCATCATTATTCCCTTTAGAGATCAAAGCAAAATGACAGAGAGATGTGTCTCCTCTCTCCTCAAAAAGCAGTCATACAGCAATTTTTCAATTTTATTGATTGATAATTGGTCTGTTGAAGCCGAAACGCATCAAATGCTTAAAAGACTCTCTCAAAATAAAAAAGTTTCTATCTTACGCATTGAAGAGGAATTTAATTTTTCCCGCCTTAATAATCTGGCGGCCCAAGAAGCACAGAGTGAATATTTATTATTTCTCAATAATGATGTCGAAGTCAGGCAAAAAGATTTTCTCTCAAATATGATGGGCGAAATACTTAACCTCCCAAAAGCCGGAGCCATTGGGGCACGTCTCCTCTATCCGTCAAAACGCATACAGCATGGCGGTGTTGCCGTCTCTCCTCAGGCCATTGCTGTTCACATGCATAGGGGACGAGACGACAAGGATCTTGGCTATATGGCGCGCGCAGGACTCAGCCAGGAAGTTTCTGCAGTAACAGGTGCAGCCCTCCTCACATCAAAAAATCTTTTTGTCGAAATTGGAGAATTCGATGAGCAACATTTTCCGATTGCTTACAATGATGTTGATTTCTGCTTACGCCTCCGGGCACACGGCTATCATATTTATTATTGTGCAGATGCGACAGCCATTCATCATGAAAGCTTTAGCCGTGGCAGTGATGAAATAAACCAAAATGAACGCAGACTTTTTCAAGAAAGTCAGTCTCTCCTTGACCGCTGGGGAGAAGTTGCCTTTTTTCAACAAGACCCCTTCTATCCTAAAAACTTTATTTTAGAGGGAGATACTTTTCATCAGTTAAAAAAACCTAATTCTTTTTAA
- the pstC gene encoding phosphate ABC transporter permease subunit PstC, with protein MSTITSRQRKRKWLDRFFNFLFVSSAALTLAALGALVFLIGNGGRQAFADFGPAFLVSNIWNPVTQQYGALAPLWGSIISSLIAICLAFPLSFGASFWIVSILPVKWSRPVAAMIQILAGVPSIIFGMWGFFTIVPFVASIQPYLNHFSQKIPGLSYLIHPLFSGAPFGTGLMTAGIVLAIMIAPFMTAVMVDLMRAIPPMLKESAYGLGAGRWEVMTKVVVPWARNGMISATMLGVGRALGETMAVTFVIGDVVSMGWSLFAPRSTVASLIALQFPESPSGSIRLSALMALGFILLSLSAVTLLLARFCHRREK; from the coding sequence ATGAGTACAATAACATCCCGTCAGAGAAAGCGGAAATGGTTAGACCGTTTTTTCAATTTTCTTTTTGTGTCTTCTGCCGCCTTAACTTTGGCGGCCTTAGGTGCGCTTGTATTCCTTATTGGCAATGGAGGCCGGCAGGCTTTTGCTGATTTTGGCCCTGCCTTTTTAGTCAGTAATATTTGGAACCCCGTTACACAGCAATATGGTGCGTTGGCGCCCCTTTGGGGAAGTATTATCAGCAGTCTGATTGCGATTTGCTTAGCTTTTCCACTTTCGTTTGGTGCTTCTTTTTGGATCGTTTCAATCCTGCCTGTAAAATGGTCTCGACCCGTTGCGGCAATGATTCAAATACTTGCAGGCGTTCCCTCCATTATTTTTGGGATGTGGGGCTTTTTTACAATTGTTCCCTTTGTGGCTTCTATCCAGCCTTATTTGAATCATTTTTCTCAGAAAATACCGGGACTTTCCTATCTTATCCATCCACTTTTCTCCGGTGCGCCTTTCGGAACGGGTTTGATGACAGCAGGCATTGTGCTCGCCATTATGATCGCCCCCTTTATGACGGCAGTGATGGTGGATTTGATGCGGGCAATTCCACCAATGCTGAAGGAAAGCGCTTATGGGTTAGGTGCTGGACGTTGGGAAGTTATGACAAAAGTGGTTGTGCCTTGGGCACGTAATGGCATGATAAGCGCAACGATGTTGGGCGTTGGACGTGCCTTGGGAGAAACGATGGCCGTGACTTTTGTCATCGGGGACGTCGTTTCAATGGGATGGTCGCTTTTTGCCCCTCGAAGTACCGTTGCTTCTTTAATCGCTTTGCAATTTCCAGAGAGTCCTTCGGGTTCTATTCGTCTTTCTGCCCTGATGGCTTTGGGATTCATTCTTTTATCTTTATCTGCCGTAACCCTTCTTTTGGCACGTTTTTGCCATAGGAGAGAAAAATGA
- a CDS encoding glycosyltransferase translates to MRYLFVHQSFPGQYLHYIKWLRARGHEVVFITSAPRSNFLPDVRRIQYVQPPPMKGLHSGVADLNQAALRAEAVAQAARSLKKLGYMPDIIIGHHGWGELLNLKDVFPDSPILGYFEFYYAAQGLDVGFDPEFLSHEALAGQVRLKNSVNLQALALEQYGQTPTLFQRNTYPPLFRKKIALVSEGVDLEKCKPDSEKMGSSWSFEETHIKKNVPLVTYISRNLEPYRGFHSFMRALPTILSQNAQCEVVIVGGNGVSYGALPPEGGGWKQRLLREIGGLIDIKRVHFIEYLPYKFFVTLLQRSWAHIYLTYPFVLSWSLREAMAIGCPIVASDTAPVKEFLTDSVNARLVPFLAPKEIADKVLELLEDREQAYGLGLAARREAEAKMEMNLCLNLYNELINKIARK, encoded by the coding sequence ATGCGATATCTTTTTGTTCACCAAAGTTTCCCTGGGCAGTATCTGCATTATATTAAGTGGTTACGTGCCCGTGGGCACGAGGTTGTTTTTATTACATCCGCTCCAAGAAGCAATTTTTTGCCCGATGTGCGCAGGATACAATATGTACAGCCGCCGCCTATGAAAGGTTTACATTCCGGCGTAGCGGATCTGAATCAGGCTGCTTTGAGAGCAGAAGCCGTTGCACAAGCCGCACGATCTCTTAAAAAACTTGGCTATATGCCGGATATTATTATTGGACATCATGGGTGGGGTGAACTGCTTAATCTAAAAGATGTTTTTCCAGATTCCCCTATTCTAGGTTATTTTGAGTTTTACTACGCAGCGCAAGGATTAGATGTCGGTTTTGATCCAGAATTTTTATCGCATGAAGCGCTTGCAGGACAGGTGCGTTTAAAAAATTCGGTGAATTTACAGGCACTTGCTTTGGAGCAATATGGACAAACACCGACTTTGTTTCAGCGAAATACTTATCCGCCACTCTTTCGAAAAAAAATTGCCCTTGTTTCAGAAGGGGTCGATTTAGAGAAATGTAAACCTGATTCTGAAAAGATGGGCTCTAGCTGGTCTTTTGAAGAGACGCATATTAAAAAAAATGTTCCTTTAGTGACCTATATTTCCCGTAACCTAGAGCCTTATCGGGGATTTCATAGCTTTATGCGGGCACTCCCAACGATTCTCTCTCAAAATGCACAATGCGAGGTAGTGATTGTCGGAGGAAATGGGGTGAGCTATGGCGCATTACCGCCAGAGGGTGGCGGATGGAAACAGCGCCTTTTACGGGAGATCGGTGGACTTATCGACATTAAGCGTGTTCATTTTATCGAATATCTTCCTTATAAATTCTTTGTTACGCTTCTCCAGCGTTCTTGGGCGCATATTTATTTAACCTATCCTTTTGTTCTTTCATGGTCTTTGAGAGAGGCGATGGCAATTGGTTGTCCAATTGTTGCAAGTGATACAGCCCCTGTGAAAGAGTTTTTAACCGATAGTGTTAATGCCCGTTTGGTGCCTTTTTTAGCGCCAAAAGAAATTGCGGATAAGGTTCTTGAGTTACTCGAAGACAGAGAGCAGGCTTATGGGCTGGGTTTGGCTGCACGGAGAGAGGCGGAAGCAAAAATGGAGATGAATCTCTGTTTGAATTTGTATAATGAGCTTATCAATAAGATTGCGAGAAAATAG
- a CDS encoding glycosyltransferase — protein sequence MTADFLFKPVKEEGALYGWEPDFERQKAFKEKVTERAKALYEQGLQRSEKGDLIGGWMSLGYASRLLPHEPHFSFAYALSCLNVKASDLALKRMTDLLKQYDYRGAAFGRVSALFQMRDLSGAVATMADSLARFAIGQDIWEFVLFLAQQADYAGGAGFSLEEGKLWLSGAGKVSLLLDGRLIQKLTLSEGLQKFSLPSHWKTAERLRIKGEGKGFLGAEIDLLAMRRMKSLAWHEQNILYAWVEYPADPDFTSIPICESHNQKKEMREDFKENPLFYQGLGKPKMYHLPIAFQEGSRFEIKDIFQREFWGSPLSPPFSQGTIPPMTKARSGRPGEGRDFVIIVPVHGKEIFVRRTLASLVKTLPLNKGFHFQGEILVVDDASSEKSLKRYLTKLAKEKKITLLTHQQQKGFAVSVNLALQHADGRDAILFNSDAVAFGNWAVRLLTHLRHKNAGTVTPFGNKAGQMSFPEKQDREVSPAEAHRLDHLFAEIGNSQNPVALVTGNGFCMGISAECLAQTGGITEGIFAQAYGEEVDFCLRATKKGFKHFAAENVYVYHEGRGSIGGAGSALFLRNQEILKKRHPAFPLKVWKFEEANPFGRYRRLISERILQKKMRQSAPVLIVSHAIGGGVTRYIAQRCKNLEKEHKTPLLLIPTKEGCRLGLVNEVGEISYNEATFSFSLPEEQLLLIAVLRRLKITEVEYHNFVGHSRSIRKLAEQLEISPTIFVHDHATFCPHITLIGENDHYCGEPDVKSCQKCTVKRFQKIHKGGIEEGSSPDVSKFLAENLTEMKKAKRILTPSRDSAQRLKRHFPEITPEVFSPENTLTLFQKNFYKRRQHQHRPSKHIWRVGIVGALSVWKGALILEKIALEVQKLSLPIQFFLIGHAINEKALESAGVEITGVFAEDEIKTLLATLDLDAVLLPSIAPETWGYAFSHVVEAGLFTFCFDIGSVAERVRLLGEEAGFVIPLAFPPGRIGQFLIQKLSCR from the coding sequence ATGACAGCGGATTTTCTTTTTAAGCCTGTAAAAGAGGAAGGGGCTCTCTATGGATGGGAGCCGGATTTTGAACGTCAAAAAGCTTTCAAAGAGAAAGTCACCGAACGTGCAAAAGCCTTATATGAACAAGGGTTGCAACGTTCAGAAAAGGGGGATTTGATCGGGGGATGGATGTCCCTTGGATATGCAAGCCGCCTGTTACCCCATGAACCACATTTTTCCTTTGCATATGCTTTGAGCTGTTTAAATGTAAAAGCATCTGATCTGGCTTTAAAAAGAATGACAGATCTTCTAAAGCAGTATGATTACCGTGGGGCGGCTTTTGGACGTGTTTCCGCATTATTCCAAATGCGGGATCTTTCAGGCGCTGTGGCGACGATGGCAGATTCTTTAGCGCGCTTTGCGATTGGACAGGATATTTGGGAGTTTGTTCTTTTTCTGGCGCAACAGGCTGATTATGCAGGAGGGGCCGGTTTCTCGTTGGAAGAGGGAAAGCTATGGCTTTCTGGAGCTGGGAAGGTCTCTTTACTTCTTGATGGACGCTTAATTCAGAAACTAACTTTGTCTGAAGGGCTTCAAAAATTTTCATTACCTTCCCATTGGAAAACAGCCGAGCGTTTGCGGATTAAAGGTGAAGGTAAGGGTTTTCTTGGGGCTGAGATTGATCTATTGGCCATGCGGCGTATGAAATCTTTAGCGTGGCACGAGCAGAATATTCTTTATGCATGGGTCGAATATCCAGCAGATCCTGATTTTACATCTATCCCTATCTGTGAGAGTCACAATCAGAAAAAAGAAATGAGAGAGGACTTTAAGGAAAATCCTCTTTTTTATCAGGGGCTTGGAAAGCCCAAAATGTATCATTTGCCGATAGCTTTTCAAGAGGGCTCTCGTTTCGAGATTAAGGATATTTTTCAGCGTGAGTTTTGGGGGAGTCCACTCTCACCCCCATTTTCTCAGGGGACTATCCCCCCAATGACTAAGGCACGTTCTGGAAGGCCGGGAGAAGGGCGAGATTTTGTTATTATCGTACCTGTTCATGGGAAAGAAATTTTTGTGAGACGAACGCTGGCTTCTCTCGTTAAAACTTTACCTCTCAATAAAGGCTTTCATTTTCAAGGTGAAATTCTTGTCGTTGATGATGCGAGTTCAGAAAAATCATTAAAACGTTACCTAACGAAGCTGGCAAAAGAAAAAAAAATTACCCTTTTGACGCACCAACAGCAAAAAGGTTTTGCGGTGAGTGTTAATCTTGCGTTGCAACATGCAGATGGCAGAGATGCTATTTTATTTAATAGTGACGCTGTGGCTTTCGGAAATTGGGCTGTGCGGCTTTTGACTCATTTGCGGCATAAAAATGCAGGAACAGTTACACCTTTTGGGAATAAAGCCGGACAGATGTCTTTCCCAGAGAAGCAGGATAGAGAAGTTTCGCCAGCAGAGGCGCATCGATTAGATCATTTATTCGCAGAAATCGGCAATTCTCAAAATCCTGTTGCGCTTGTGACAGGTAATGGTTTTTGTATGGGAATTTCTGCAGAATGTTTGGCACAAACAGGAGGCATTACCGAAGGTATTTTTGCTCAGGCCTATGGCGAAGAGGTTGATTTCTGCCTGCGAGCAACAAAAAAAGGCTTTAAACATTTTGCAGCAGAAAATGTGTATGTTTATCACGAAGGGCGAGGAAGTATTGGAGGCGCTGGGTCTGCGCTCTTTTTGAGAAATCAGGAAATTTTAAAAAAACGTCACCCTGCCTTTCCTTTGAAGGTGTGGAAATTTGAAGAGGCAAACCCTTTTGGCCGTTATCGACGACTTATTTCTGAAAGAATTTTACAAAAGAAAATGCGTCAGAGTGCGCCGGTTCTTATCGTAAGCCATGCGATCGGCGGCGGGGTGACACGTTATATTGCGCAGCGCTGTAAAAATTTAGAAAAAGAGCATAAAACACCGCTTTTACTTATTCCAACAAAAGAGGGATGCCGTTTGGGACTTGTGAATGAAGTCGGAGAAATTTCTTATAATGAGGCAACTTTTTCTTTTTCTTTGCCTGAGGAACAACTTTTACTCATCGCCGTCCTACGTCGTTTAAAAATTACAGAGGTTGAGTATCATAATTTTGTTGGACATTCACGATCCATTCGTAAACTGGCAGAGCAATTGGAAATTTCCCCAACTATTTTTGTCCATGATCATGCCACTTTTTGTCCGCATATTACTCTGATCGGCGAAAATGACCATTATTGTGGTGAGCCTGATGTAAAATCGTGCCAAAAATGTACCGTTAAACGCTTTCAGAAAATTCATAAAGGCGGCATAGAGGAAGGGTCTTCGCCAGATGTTTCAAAATTTTTAGCCGAAAATCTTACAGAGATGAAAAAGGCTAAAAGGATTTTGACACCATCGAGAGATTCCGCACAACGATTAAAGCGCCATTTTCCCGAAATTACACCGGAAGTATTCTCGCCTGAAAATACGCTAACGCTTTTTCAGAAAAATTTTTATAAAAGGCGGCAACATCAACACCGTCCGTCAAAACATATCTGGAGGGTAGGGATTGTCGGGGCTTTGAGTGTTTGGAAAGGTGCCTTAATTTTAGAAAAAATTGCTCTGGAGGTGCAAAAACTTTCTTTACCGATACAATTTTTTCTTATTGGCCATGCTATCAATGAAAAAGCTTTGGAAAGTGCCGGAGTCGAGATTACAGGCGTTTTTGCGGAGGATGAAATCAAAACGTTACTTGCTACACTTGATTTGGATGCCGTCTTACTGCCATCTATTGCCCCAGAAACATGGGGATATGCTTTTAGCCATGTTGTTGAAGCTGGACTTTTTACCTTTTGTTTTGATATTGGAAGCGTTGCGGAAAGAGTTCGTCTTTTGGGGGAAGAGGCCGGATTTGTGATTCCCTTGGCTTTTCCACCAGGGCGTATCGGGCAGTTTTTAATTCAAAAGCTGTCCTGCAGATGA